The following proteins are co-located in the Microplitis demolitor isolate Queensland-Clemson2020A chromosome 5, iyMicDemo2.1a, whole genome shotgun sequence genome:
- the LOC103568173 gene encoding uncharacterized protein LOC103568173, translating into MRPDSRSVSFTFHREVLTDKNSPRIPANRGKNFRQRLQDRFDKEKPDGNNKDKSKIVKSADKSWNNISLSTVSADSRRVLRNGAEKLSKTIISVRTTIGTISQKFRSSTRRRQILDEQQSPCNSQTPQTYSRTLLGRTPTKLYSPFGIESPRRAWGKENDTVPSSASSKNENSESRRPFRFIKKRGFAALR; encoded by the exons atgcgtCCGGATTCCCGTAGCGTCTCTTTTACATTTCACCGTGAGGTTTTGACCGACAAAAATTCTCCAAGAATTCCAGCAAATCGTGGCAAAAATTTTCGCCAAAGACTTCAAGATCGatttgataaagaaaaacCCGATGGTAACAACAAAGATAAAtctaaaattgttaaaagtgCTGATAAAAGTTGGAATAACATCAGTCTGAGTACAGTATCCGCGGACTCACGACGTGTATTACGAAACGGAgctgaaaaattatcaaaaacaataatatctgTACGAACTACCATTGGAACTATTTCCcag AAATTCCGGAGTTCAACGAGAAGGAGACAAATTTTAGATGAACAGCAATCGCCCTGTAATTCTCAGACACCACAGACTTATTCGCGAACTTTATTAGGACGTACCCCGACGAAATTGTACAGCCCATTTGGTATTGAATCACCTAGACGCGCTTGGGGTAAAGAAAATGATACCGTTCCATCGTCAGCGTcatcgaaaaatgaaaatagtgAATCGCGACGCCCATttcgttttattaaaaaacgcGGCTTCGCTGCTTTGAgataa
- the LOC103568181 gene encoding excitatory amino acid transporter 1: MKEHRSTILTLVGVICGVIIGILLKKYTTQPWSERDIMYFQFPGEIFLRIINCLILPLIVSSVISASCYLSKSGSIGLKAFYYYVTTTSLGIILCVTLVQIIKPGEFYRSKNSTVFDHSKKSVTADTFLDLLRNLCPDNLIKASLSQYQTQISNPKNSNDGNIYYWNISHRYNDGTNVLGIVSFCLVIGIAIGYLEEKGKPLNDFFQSLSDAMMVMMDWMIMTVPVAVLFLIPGKILEAEDLTVMISNLGIYVLTVFAGLLIHGLIILPLLYYICTRKSPYYIISKTGPAIITAIGTSSSTATVPMTIKCLNKIGINPKVSQFVAPIGATINMDGIALYETIGALFIIQQRGLDFSLMQIISIAITCTVSCIGAAGIPSGGYIMLIVVLESIGIPADDVTLIITIDCFIDRIRTTVNIIADVLGAGIIDHFTSNHDLDNQLETPEESLTSQDCMNITMVSNQ, from the exons aTGAAAGAACATAGATCGACAATATTAACTCTTGTTGGTGTAATATGTGGAgtaattataggaatattattaaaaaaatatacgacgCAACCATGGTCTGAGCGTGATATTAtgtattttcaatttcctggtgaaatatttttacgaataataaattgtttaattttaccaTTAATTGTATCAAGTGTAATAAGTGCGAGTTGTTATTTAAGTAAATCAGGTAGTATTGGGTTAAAggcattttattattatgtaacAACAACATCCCTTGGAATAATATTATGTGTTACGCTCGTCCAAATAATAAAACCTGGTGAATTTTATCGTAGCAAAAATTCAACTGTTTTTGATCattcgaaaaaatcagttaCTGCTGATACATTTTTAGATTTACTGAg gaaTTTGTGtcctgataatttaataaaagcatCTCTTAGTCag TATCAAACTCAAATATCGAacccaaaaaattcaaatg atggaaatatatattattggaATATAAGTCATCGATATAATGATGGAACAAATGTGCTGGGAATTGTATCATTTTGTTTGGTGATAGGAATTGCAATAGGATATTTGGAAGAAAAGGGAAAGcctttaaatgattttttccaatcaTTATCGGATGcgatgatggtgatgatggaTTGGATGATAAT GACAGTTCCCGTTGCCGTACTATTTCTTATACctggaaaaatattagaaGCTGAGGATCTAACAGTAATGATATCTAATTTGGGTATTTATGTATTGACAGTATTTGCTGGATTACTAATACatggtttaattattttaccactTCTGTACTATATATGTACACGGAAATCTccttattatataatatcaaaaacaGGCCCTGCTATAATTACCGCAATTGGGACGTCTTCAAg TACAGCTACTGTTCCAATGACTATTAAATGTCTCAACAAAATCGGTATAAATCCAAAAGTATCGCAGTTTGTTGCTCCAATCGGTGCGACAATAAATATGGATGGGATTGCATTGTATGAAACTATTGGTgcgttatttataattcaacaaCGTGGActtgatttttctttaatgCAAATAATCTCAATAGC aATAACTTGTACAGTATCTTGTATTGGAGCCGCAGGAATTCCAAGTGGTGGCTATATTATGCTAATTGTTGTACTTGAATCGATTGGAATCCCTGCTGATgatgttacattaattataacgATTGACTGTTTCat AGATAGAATACGAACTACTGTAAACATTATTGCTGATGTTCTTGGCGCGGGAATAATTGATCATTTTACGAGTAATCATGATTTAGACAATCAATTAGAAACACCTGAAGAATCGCTGACCAGCCAAGATTGTATGAACATAACAATGGTATCAAATCAATGA